The Trypanosoma brucei brucei TREU927 chromosome 2, complete sequence genome has a window encoding:
- a CDS encoding ABC transporter, putative, whose protein sequence is MVAYASAASSYHAGVLVTSVVLSFGLGLTVWWLASGYRGRMRLRSRVVLVRFVKQVVDDWEEFCLREVEHWLAVRSPEGNIGEDSLFSNHGAKERGEVQDALPFHGPMRSMAYAPGVDLSRWLQLWNVGRRLCAALPEDMVLLERLGYIIKYTAFRRLATMAEARYYAAAWRSAVHGSDTKNGKAQIRRPRIPPWLVGHRPFWVVPLPSPGVGQFLCLPLSYFPVEAVLTSGAEETWVKDLADVLPLIMGQLSFKFLVDGLRTRQARRVAHATIRRRYPPSWKRLWREIDRLFNTFAAPLAKSQLERGRMARQRFCREKLYEGVELVSGDGPDMEEGMDGIFSVQSSEKVEGVMGRDVLLRDANLTRKLTLLLRFRTLSHAVRIAINLWAPRYNVFAGWMLPYVLSSSGCLEGRGAVLMDFARSVLWASLSAAVGAAVRSFDDVFRWKILVMLRDEVLHEVNVKIAVADEAFLRRCSSEGVGRSGGNPLARSFEYAESTAARMLGYFDCEQKKYISLIIGVVTAMLRQEVDVAAFAAAASLLNCYEISRAIGRWCGLLLDKSVEHEIARMGEEPLPAEPRYGLQLLLEVLAEENDGTTGTNAPVEGDAPVQNGSRASHSRYFLSLIACGGTFHVDWPVGPLPTHKKAQTDEVAYLRRLQKLFDTVVSGERACTLSCTSFICSPNDGALSIARGLRENAACVREFVLKERVQHALERNTVQTVPANSSEKLHAVNGGAKAALDAEEAALLARPQAMNRIPSTLGFDDVFSRPPRFILRQLGLDTVFAQRAALSVRRAESFTITMDLSDPISRPFHNVFRQLLLHLTEFIETLLFYSLLSYRSNLTSIWGVWPTWFTTRWACDGGATIAAEWSAASLLDRVSAYRALMRGNERVELDHPFRLTQQVARYMPTFVHDASPHNYSAVFKARRGLWRNKIKHVEGIQFDDAGRISEGFHLRKGIDFRGVWFVYPELHHCATDGSLQPSLANVTVHFPATQITAILGRTGSGKSTLLSLLKRTYDPVAVVSLKEGHVWEESEGLITVLQRCLDTQLPQANEGNCENVVTIDDIPLTCFSTTFLRQAVGMLEQTPFTFKGLSFLQNISLFTPRVSRDECVAAATLCRCKEFIESRPLGYDDKSKELSTGEKQRLALARAILVGRHGLGVCLLDEPTSHLDGHTAAYVEEAIGNLTTIQQPEVTVLLVSHRLSTIRYATHVVILDGGQLEYQGPADERKLRSNSFLRSAAGGQDLQIVRSAARPEGRTQGNVKSAIYADGLLKVSSVDA, encoded by the coding sequence ATGGTAGCTTACGCATCAGCGGCCTCCTCTTACCACGCGGGCGTCTTGGTTACGAGCGTGGTGCTCTCTTTCGGGCTTGGTTTGACGGTCTGGTGGCTAGCAAGTGGTTACCGAGGTCGTATGCGGCTCCGTTCCCGCGTTGTGTTGGTAAGGTTTGTCAAGCAAGTTGTGGACGACTGGGAAGAGTTCTGTTTACGCGAGGTGGAACATTGGCTGGCTGTGCGGTCTCCAGAAGGGAACATTGGAGAGGATTCTCTGTTCAGCAACCATGGtgcaaaggaaaggggggaggtCCAGGACGCGTTACCCTTCCACGGGCCAATGCGATCCATGGCGTATGCACCGGGCGTGGACCTGAGTCGGTGGTTACAGCTGTGGAATGTTGGCCGTCGGCTCTGTGCGGCGTTGCCGGAAGACATGGTGTTATTGGAGCGGTTGGGGTACATCATAAAGTACACCGCTTTTCGACGACTGGCTACTATGGCTGAGGCGCGGTACTACGCGGCGGCCTGGCGCAGCGCCGTGCACGGAAGTGACACAAAGAATGGGAAGGCACAAATCCGTAGGCCCCGCATCCCTCCTTGGCTCGTGGGCCATCGTCCCTTCTGGGTTGTACCTCTCCCCAGCCCAGGTGTGGGGCAGTTTCTTTGCCTTCCCTTAAGCTACTTTCCTGTTGAAGCCGTCCTCACCAGTGGTGCGGAGGAGACATGGGTGAAGGATCTCGCAGACGTTCTACCACTCATCATGGGTCAACTAAGCTTTAAGTTTTTGGTCGACGGCCTTCGAACGCGACAGGCACGAAGGGTAGCCCACGCCACAATACGGCGGAGGTACCCACCGTCCTGGAAGCGGCTCTGGAGAGAGATTGACCGTTTATTCAATACATTTGCCGCACCGCTAGCTAAGAGCCAGttggaaaggggaaggatGGCGCGGCAACGCTTTTGTCGGGAAAAGTTGTATGAAGGTGTGGAATTGGTTTCAGGTGACGGACCTGATATGGAGGAGGGTATGGATGGAATCTTTAGTGTACAGAGTTCTGAAAAGGTGGAGGGGGTCATGGGCCGCGATGTATTGCTACGTGATGCAAATTTGACACGCAAGCTGACGTTGCTTCTGCGGTTTCGAACGCTCAGCCACGCAGTGCGCATTGCAATCAACCTGTGGGCGCCGCGGTATAATGTGTTTGCAGGGTGGATGCTACCTTACGTGCTCTCATCTTCCGGGTGTCTAGAAGGCCGTGGGGCCGTACTCATGGATTTCGCGCGAAGCGTCCTTTGGGCTTCTCTTTCCGCCGCTGTGGGGGCTGCCGTTCGGTCTTTTGACGATGTTTTCAGGTGGAAAATACTTGTGATGTTGCGTGACGAGGTGTTGCATGAAGTGAATGTCAAGATAGCTGTTGCTGATGAGGCGTTTTTGCGGCGGTGCTCGTCGGAAGGTGTGGGCAGAAGCGGGGGCAATCCTCTGGCTCGCTCGTTCGAGTACGCGGAGAGCACGGCAGCACGGATGCTTGGTTACTTTGActgcgaacaaaaaaagtacatATCGCTCATCATCGGAGTGGTCACTGCAATGCTTCGACAAGAAGTGGACGTTGCCGCGTTcgctgcagcagcgtcttTGCTCAACTGCTACGAGATATCACGGGCCATCGGTCGTTGGTGCGGGTTACTGCTCGATAAGAGTGTCGAACACGAAATTGCACGCATGGGGGAAGAGCCCTTGCCAGCGGAACCCCGATACGGACTTCAACTTCTGCTGGAGGTATTGGCCGAGGAAAATGATGGCACCACAGGAACGAATGCGCCAGTGGAAGGGGACGCTCCGGTCCAAAATGGAAGCAGAGCAAGTCACTCTCGATATTTTCTCTCACTGATTGCTTGTGGGGGGACTTTTCACGTTGACTGGCCGGTTGGCCCACTCCCCACCCATAAGAAGGCCCAAACAGACGAAGTCGCATATCTTCGACGTCTACAAAAACTATTCGACACCGTCGTCAGCGGTGAAAGGGCCTGTACATTATCCTGCACTTCGTTTATCTGCTCACCGAACGACGGTGCTTTATCCATTGCACGGGGCCTCAGGGAAAATGCCGCATGTGTCAGGGAATTTGTGCTGAAGGAAAGGGTTCAGCATGCGTTGGAAAGGAACACAGTCCAAACTGTTCCTGCCAATAGTTCAGAAAAACTACACGCCGTGAACGGAGGGGCCAAGGCGGCTCTAGATGCAGAAGAAGCGGCGCTGCTAGCACGTCCACAGGCGATGAACCGCATCCCTTCAACGCTTGGCTTTGACGACGTATTCAGTAGGCCTCCGCGATTCATTCTTCGTCAGTTGGGCCTTGACACCGTCTTCGCACAAAGAGCGGCGCTTTCGGTCCGGCGAGCTGAATCATTTACTATTACGATGGACCTTTCAGACCCAATCTCCAGACCGTTTCATAACGTGTTCAGACAGCTGCTTCTACATTTGACGGAGTTTATTGAAactctgttgttttattcCTTACTAAGTTATCGTTCAAATCTGACCTCCATTTGGGGCGTCTGGCCCACATGGTTTACGACCCGTTGGGCCTGCGACGGCGGCGCCACCATTGCTGCAGAATGGTCTGCTGCTTCGCTGCTGGACCGAGTGAGCGCCTACCGCGCGCTAATGAGAGGAAACGAACGTGTCGAGCTCGACCATCCCTTCCGACTCACACAGCAGGTGGCCCGTTACATGCCCACATTCGTACACGATGCCTCTCCCCATAACTATTCAGCGGTGTTCAAGGCGCGAAGAGGGCTCTGgcggaataaaataaaacatgtTGAGGGCATACAATTTGATGATGCTGGGCGCATCAGCGAGGGTTTTCACCTCCGCAAAGGTATTGATTTCCGTGGGGTGTGGTTTGTCTATCCTGAATTGCACCACTGCGCAACTGACGGGTCGTTGCAGCCAAGTTTAGCAAATGTGACGGTTCATTTTCCCGCCACTCAAATTACAGCCATACTCGGGAGAACCGGGTCAGGGAAGAGTACATTGCTGAGCCTGCTGAAGCGCACGTACGACCCAGTGGCTGTTGTATCCCTGAAAGAAGGACACGTGTGGGAGGAAAGTGAGGGCCTCATAACCGTACTGCAGCGTTGCCTGGACACTCAACTCCCACAGGCTAACGAAGGAAATTGCGAGAACGTCGTGACGATCGATGATATTCCCCTGACCTGCTTCTCCACCACATTCCTGCGGCAAGCAGTTGGCATGCTCGAGCAAACTCCCTTCACCTTCAAGGGTCTAAGTTTCCTTCaaaatatttcccttttcacaCCGCGAGTGTCTAGAGACGAATGTGTTGCAGCAGCCACCCTTTGCCGATGCAAAGAGTTTATCGAGTCACGGCCGCTTGGCTATGACGACAAGTCGAAGGAGCTAAGCACAGGCGAAAAACAACGCCTCGCACTTGCACGGGCTATTTTGGTGGGGCGGCACGGTCTCGGCGTCTGCCTTCTCGATGAACCCACGTCACACTTGGATGGGCACACCGCCGCGTACGTCGAGGAGGCCATCGGCAACCTCACCACAATCCAACAACCTGAGGTCACCGTTTTGCTGGTGTCCCACCGCCTCTCAACCATCCGATATGCAACCCACGTGGTGATCCTCGATGGCGGCCAGCTCGAGTATCAGGGCCCAGCCGATGAACGTAAGTTGCGTTCGAATTCATTCCTCCGCTCAGCGGCTGGGGGACAGGACCTACAGATCGTGCGCTCCGCAGCGCGGCCGGAAGGGCGAACACAGGGCAATGTCAAAAGTGCCATATACGCCGACGGCTTGCTGAAGGTCTCTTCTGTTGACGCTTAA